In Planktothrix tepida PCC 9214, a genomic segment contains:
- a CDS encoding J domain-containing protein, giving the protein MEIEKYYKILNLEPGASLEEVRQAYRHQALIWHPDRYPQNSILQAEAEAKFKEISHAYETLKTDLSSPYPTLPTPPVVTEPVEVPPTPPVVTKPVEVPPTSPPLPMGWLTGVFLSYAIIAWILTTLKIPSWVWVFLSVGWLMVTIAASEDSESGQPWLMALIFAGAIAGWVLGNEAGGMITALVWGGVGLGLGAMAGSESPAKGVIGLLTIMGIAAIAGLIAGTKKGDWLSSLVGGGFGSIMGLMLGIILDAIFRSRAKLGTGSLLGLVLGGWIGAWIGAGKQAMMRVIQRMQPEVIIAAWGAIAVVAGTVAQMVAGEKLLASYNGFYTFLILAITSGLGLSFGWWLAH; this is encoded by the coding sequence GTGGAGATCGAAAAATACTACAAAATTTTAAACCTAGAACCGGGGGCGTCCTTAGAGGAGGTCAGACAAGCCTATCGCCATCAGGCGTTGATTTGGCATCCCGATCGCTATCCCCAGAATTCTATCTTACAAGCGGAAGCGGAAGCCAAATTTAAAGAAATTAGCCACGCCTACGAAACCTTAAAAACAGATTTAAGTAGCCCCTACCCTACCCTCCCAACTCCCCCTGTGGTTACTGAGCCTGTCGAAGTACCCCCAACTCCCCCTGTGGTCACTAAGCCTGTCGAAGTGCCCCCAACTTCCCCACCTCTACCAATGGGTTGGTTAACCGGGGTCTTTCTCAGCTATGCCATCATTGCCTGGATTTTAACCACATTGAAGATTCCTTCCTGGGTTTGGGTCTTTCTCAGCGTGGGTTGGCTCATGGTTACGATCGCGGCGAGTGAAGATTCTGAGTCCGGTCAACCTTGGTTAATGGCCTTAATCTTTGCCGGAGCGATCGCCGGATGGGTGTTAGGAAACGAAGCTGGGGGGATGATTACCGCCCTAGTCTGGGGAGGCGTGGGCTTGGGATTAGGGGCGATGGCAGGCTCAGAAAGCCCTGCTAAAGGGGTAATTGGGCTCTTGACAATCATGGGAATTGCGGCAATTGCTGGGTTAATCGCCGGAACGAAAAAGGGAGACTGGTTAAGTTCTTTGGTGGGTGGGGGTTTTGGCTCCATAATGGGATTAATGTTAGGAATTATTTTAGATGCGATTTTTCGGTCTAGGGCGAAACTGGGAACCGGAAGTTTATTGGGATTAGTCTTAGGAGGATGGATCGGAGCTTGGATCGGCGCCGGGAAACAAGCGATGATGCGGGTGATCCAACGAATGCAGCCAGAGGTGATTATTGCGGCTTGGGGTGCGATCGCTGTGGTTGCAGGGACGGTGGCGCAAATGGTTGCCGGAGAAAAATTACTTGCGTCCTACAATGGATTTTACACCTTTT